The following coding sequences lie in one Mercenaria mercenaria strain notata chromosome 5, MADL_Memer_1, whole genome shotgun sequence genomic window:
- the LOC123559124 gene encoding uncharacterized protein LOC123559124, producing the protein MNVRTDVETAADLEVLKGQLRQLGNFLRNQVRLFRRKYDVEDIAFERIDEGSNMINRVEEKLGNYLSMIRKNERIEDRYTRIKRIKKRHEEKLASATTVWLQGYSPHIIEITSYNRAKHIAESLVHLFEQEWQEMYTSSRKKIVSRVTDRDIMECLRDILKYCYHRCQDFAWKQCVLILRLVTMSDQYNIDNCHPVIRLRIKELQKKGVSYTLPFIQKIIRQDILSQLNLRSVVKSHHTQKPPLRTFLDMCTEITWFMQFQDPSIVLDFTDEISSIKFKPYTTSGPELVFVVWPAVLLHENGLFVSKGVAEFFDPRL; encoded by the exons ATGAACGTAAGAACTGATGTCGAAACTGCAGCCGACCTTGAAGTTTTAAAAGGTCAATTAAGACAGCTTGGAAACTTTTTAAGAAATCAAGTACGGCTGTTCAGACGGAAGTATGACGTAGAGGATATAGCGTTCGAGAGAATTGATGAAGGTTCCAACATGATTAACAGAGTTGAAGAAAAGCTGGGTAATTAT CTGTCGATGATAAGGAAGAACGAGAGAATAGAAGACAGGTACACGAGGATCAAGCGTATCAAGAAAAGACATGAAGAAAA ATTGGCATCGGCCACTACAGTATGGCTCCAAGGTTACAGTCCACACATCATTGAAATCACAAGTTACAACCGTGCAAAACACATTGCGGAATCTCTCGTGCATTTGTTTGAACAAGAATGGCAGGAAATGTACACTTCTTCCAGGAAAAAGATTGTCTCCCGTGTTACAGATAGGGACATAATGGAATGTCTTAGAGATATACTAAAG tATTGCTACCATCGGTGTCAAGATTTTGCCTGGAAGCAATGTGTCCTAATCCTCAGACTTGTTACTATGTCTGACCAGTACAACATAGACAACTGTCATCCAGTCATCCGTCTTAGAATCAAAGAACTCCAGAAGAAAGGCGTTTCGTATACTTTGCCATTCATCCAAAAG ATCATAAGGCAAGACATTTTGTCACAGTTAAACTTAAGGAGCGTTGTTAAATCCCATCACACTCAAAAACCACCACTTAGAACTTTTCTAGACATGTGCACGGAAATCACGTGGTTCATGCAGTTCCAAGATCCATCAATCGTACTGGACTTTACAGATGAAATTAGTTCCATAAAATTCAAGCCATATACCACTTCCGGTCCAGAACTTGTTTTTGTCGTCTGGCCAGCTGTGCTATTACATGAAAACGGACTATTTGTCTCAAAGGGTGTTGCggagttttttgacccccggctCTGA